One stretch of Novosphingobium pentaromativorans US6-1 DNA includes these proteins:
- a CDS encoding S-adenosyl-L-homocysteine hydrolase: MPANAAGNDGSAEKLRRLDIMLMVTGLRCRTTADNFTADYGDFTRHHLSELNEASNDLKTDLARRYGAKGANRALDRMSVVMANEYGGGHPWLTCAELKDVTRSLAKVQGRETLVEAAGQLLSRQPAPLLALASR, encoded by the coding sequence ATGCCTGCGAATGCAGCGGGCAATGACGGCAGCGCGGAAAAGTTGCGCCGGCTTGACATCATGCTGATGGTCACCGGCCTGCGCTGCCGGACAACCGCTGATAACTTCACCGCCGATTACGGGGACTTTACGCGGCACCACTTGAGCGAACTGAACGAGGCCAGCAACGACCTCAAGACCGACCTCGCGCGGCGCTACGGGGCGAAGGGCGCGAACCGGGCGCTCGATCGCATGAGCGTGGTCATGGCCAATGAATACGGCGGCGGCCATCCCTGGCTGACGTGCGCCGAACTCAAGGACGTGACGCGCAGTCTGGCGAAGGTCCAGGGCCGTGAAACCCTGGTCGAAGCGGCCGGGCAACTGCTCTCGCGCCAGCCGGCTCCCTTGCTGGCGCTGGCCTCGCGCTAG
- a CDS encoding peroxiredoxin → MTIAVGDKLPDVKLIKAGESGPEPVQTADYFAGKKVALFSVPGAFTPTCSAKHLPGFVEKAADLKAKGVDEIVCTAVNDAFVMGAWGKAAGSNDVTMLADGNGEFAKAVDLVMDGSGFGLGSRGQRFSMVVNDGVVEQLNVEAPGTFEVSSAEYMLGKL, encoded by the coding sequence ATGACCATCGCCGTTGGAGACAAGCTGCCTGACGTCAAGCTGATCAAGGCTGGCGAAAGCGGACCCGAACCGGTCCAGACCGCCGACTACTTCGCCGGCAAGAAGGTCGCGCTGTTCTCGGTTCCCGGTGCCTTCACCCCGACCTGCTCGGCCAAGCACCTGCCGGGCTTCGTCGAGAAGGCCGCAGACCTCAAGGCCAAGGGCGTCGACGAAATCGTCTGCACTGCCGTCAACGACGCCTTCGTGATGGGCGCGTGGGGCAAGGCCGCCGGTTCCAACGACGTCACCATGCTGGCTGACGGCAACGGCGAATTCGCCAAGGCCGTGGACCTGGTCATGGACGGTTCCGGCTTCGGCCTGGGCAGCCGCGGCCAGCGCTTCTCGATGGTCGTCAACGACGGCGTCGTCGAACAGCTCAACGTCGAGGCACCCGGCACGTTCGAGGTCAGCTCGGCCGAATACATGCTCGGCAAGCTCTGA
- a CDS encoding sensor histidine kinase translates to MDQERLVTLLIGLLLAAWTLGAAWAILSARTRQKRAEGALRSARRLARMVEESPAIPLLVRSDGRIEASPRLAQWLGLDGVPQFLSELDTAERGLPAEKLAELTEAVRRCQKTAAPFRLVATPRNSTRSLALRGHLADPQVSPGGAALVWVFDFSDSESELARLREEAARARGDFTALVSLIEAAPMPMWFRRPDGELQLVNSAYVAAVGGQSAEAVVAAGVELVETVDGHTPAHVAQAAREKGAPIERIVSATINGQRRALRVSDLPLGNDGVAGYAVDIEDLEEMSRSFRAFRDAQRSMLDQLSAGVAQFDAKRRLSFANQPFQRLFKFSARMMQDPPAFERLLDAARDVGRVPEVRDFPVWRRERAAWFASGDTQEEAWSLADGTHLRIVAQPDPDGGLLLIVEDRTEQLRLSAVRDTLLRTRTATFDSLFESIAVFAPDGRMQIWNRRFAADWGLDSDFLDTHPHVEALLKKIASRLKRGAEAELVGNVVRAATLDRTQKGGRITLADGRILEFAGVPLPDGNGLLAVLDITDSQKAEDALRESNAALMEADAIKTRFLANMSYELRTPLTSIGGFAELLQAGLGGDLSDSGREYVSDILASVDQLGEHIESLLDLSQSEAGMLPLKKEEIELMPFVRSVVEERAGRLEKAGLELDLQAKGLPRPITGDRKRLGRAIGHLVDNAIAASKRGQRILVQVASRKTPQGEVAQILVQDKGSGLDSRSLTRALDGMKVSADGKSVERRQGLGLPLARQLVEAHGGSLKLESEPGRGTSAIVELP, encoded by the coding sequence ATGGACCAGGAGCGCCTCGTAACACTGCTGATCGGATTGCTGCTCGCGGCGTGGACGCTGGGGGCAGCCTGGGCGATCCTCTCGGCGCGCACGCGCCAGAAGCGGGCGGAAGGGGCGCTGCGCTCGGCGCGCAGGCTTGCCCGCATGGTGGAGGAATCGCCAGCGATTCCCCTGCTCGTACGTTCCGACGGGCGGATCGAGGCGAGTCCGCGTCTGGCGCAGTGGCTCGGGCTCGACGGCGTGCCGCAGTTCCTGTCCGAACTCGATACCGCCGAACGGGGCCTGCCTGCCGAGAAGCTGGCGGAGCTGACCGAAGCGGTGCGCCGCTGCCAGAAGACGGCCGCGCCTTTCCGCCTGGTCGCCACCCCGCGCAATTCCACCCGCAGCCTGGCGCTGCGCGGGCATCTCGCCGATCCGCAGGTCTCGCCCGGCGGCGCCGCGCTCGTCTGGGTCTTCGACTTTTCCGACAGCGAAAGCGAACTGGCTCGCCTGCGCGAGGAAGCGGCCCGGGCGAGAGGGGACTTCACCGCGCTCGTCTCGCTGATCGAGGCCGCGCCCATGCCGATGTGGTTCCGCCGTCCCGACGGCGAGTTGCAGCTGGTCAATTCGGCTTATGTCGCGGCTGTCGGCGGTCAAAGCGCCGAAGCGGTCGTGGCGGCCGGCGTCGAACTGGTCGAGACGGTTGACGGGCACACGCCTGCACACGTGGCGCAGGCCGCGCGGGAGAAGGGCGCGCCGATCGAGCGCATCGTTTCGGCCACGATCAATGGCCAGCGCCGGGCGCTGCGCGTCAGCGACTTGCCGCTCGGGAATGACGGCGTTGCCGGCTATGCCGTCGACATCGAGGATCTCGAGGAAATGTCGCGCTCGTTCCGCGCCTTCCGCGATGCCCAGCGCTCCATGCTCGACCAGCTTTCGGCCGGTGTGGCGCAGTTCGATGCCAAGCGGCGCCTGTCGTTCGCCAACCAGCCATTCCAGCGCCTGTTCAAGTTCTCCGCCAGGATGATGCAGGACCCGCCTGCCTTCGAGCGCCTGCTCGACGCGGCGCGCGATGTCGGGCGTGTTCCCGAAGTGCGCGACTTTCCGGTCTGGCGGCGCGAACGTGCAGCGTGGTTCGCCTCGGGCGACACGCAGGAGGAGGCCTGGTCGCTGGCCGATGGCACCCATCTGCGCATTGTCGCCCAGCCTGACCCGGACGGCGGCCTGCTGCTCATTGTCGAAGACCGGACCGAACAATTGCGCCTGTCGGCCGTGCGAGACACCCTGCTGCGCACCCGCACGGCGACATTCGACAGCCTCTTCGAATCGATTGCGGTCTTCGCGCCCGACGGCCGCATGCAGATCTGGAACCGCCGTTTCGCGGCCGACTGGGGACTCGACAGCGATTTTCTCGACACCCACCCGCATGTGGAGGCACTGCTCAAGAAGATCGCATCGCGCCTCAAGCGCGGGGCGGAAGCCGAACTTGTCGGCAATGTCGTGCGCGCGGCGACGCTCGATCGCACCCAGAAAGGTGGCCGGATCACCCTGGCCGACGGGCGTATCCTGGAATTTGCCGGCGTTCCGCTGCCCGATGGCAACGGCCTCCTCGCCGTGCTCGACATCACCGATTCGCAAAAGGCCGAAGACGCCCTGCGCGAAAGCAACGCGGCGCTGATGGAAGCCGATGCGATCAAGACCCGCTTCCTTGCCAACATGAGCTACGAACTGCGCACGCCGCTCACCTCCATCGGCGGCTTTGCCGAATTGCTGCAGGCGGGCCTCGGCGGCGATCTTAGCGACAGCGGACGCGAATACGTCTCCGACATTCTCGCCTCGGTCGACCAGTTGGGCGAACATATCGAGAGCCTCCTCGATCTCTCGCAGAGCGAGGCCGGCATGCTGCCGCTCAAGAAGGAAGAGATCGAACTCATGCCCTTCGTGCGCAGCGTTGTGGAAGAGCGCGCCGGGCGGCTGGAAAAGGCGGGGCTTGAGCTGGACCTGCAGGCCAAGGGGCTGCCGCGCCCGATTACTGGCGACCGCAAGCGGCTGGGCCGTGCCATCGGCCATCTGGTGGACAACGCCATCGCCGCTTCCAAGCGCGGGCAGCGGATTCTCGTGCAGGTCGCCTCGCGCAAGACACCGCAGGGCGAAGTCGCGCAGATCCTCGTTCAGGACAAGGGATCGGGCCTCGACAGCCGCAGCCTGACGCGCGCTCTGGACGGGATGAAGGTCAGCGCCGACGGCAAGAGCGTCGAGCGGCGCCAGGGCCTGGGGCTCCCGCTCGCCCGGCAGCTGGTCGAGGCGCATGGCGGATCGCTCAAGCTCGAATCCGAACCGGGCCGGGGCACCAGCGCCATCGTCGAACTGCCATGA
- a CDS encoding phospholipase D-like domain-containing protein produces the protein MMNEEGGNAAHDAEGQRPSVWRFAMAKRAHLVIDAADYFDVIREAMVDARQRIFLIGWDFDSRILLSSGRRWWQRGRKLRFPARLGSFILWLVRRTNNLEILLLKWNFSLIRSLFRGTMLVDLIRWAVHKRIDFKFDSAHPIGCSHHQKIVVIDDVLAVCGGIDMTSDRWDTPEHRPRDTRRRRPTGGLYGPWHDVTMIMEGEIASALGELGRDRWQAAGGKVIGPCAPQQESPWPDSIDAEFEDVEIGIARTRAKWGECSQVCEIEDLFIEQIRRARRFVYVETQYFASRAIAEVICERLMEDDPPEFVVINPRTADGWLEQFAMDTARVELVEILKHADHAGRFHIYTPLAADGTPIYVHAKLMIVDDEIIRVGSANMNNRSMGLDSECDVFIDAGRPANSHVGPSIKRLRIRLLAEHCGIEEDLVEAELDRQGSMAAMIEAFAPLGKHLAPLALKHLSDAERAIGESALLDPERPDEMFEPIERRGLFRRKGQLMRIRLMHKLKMRSLKG, from the coding sequence ATGATGAACGAAGAGGGAGGAAATGCGGCACATGATGCCGAGGGGCAGCGGCCCTCCGTCTGGCGTTTTGCGATGGCGAAGCGCGCGCATCTCGTCATCGATGCAGCAGACTATTTCGATGTGATCCGCGAGGCGATGGTCGATGCGCGCCAGCGAATCTTCCTGATCGGCTGGGACTTCGATTCCCGCATCCTGCTTTCTTCCGGACGGCGCTGGTGGCAGCGCGGGCGCAAGTTGCGCTTTCCGGCCCGCTTGGGCTCTTTCATCCTTTGGCTGGTACGCCGCACGAACAATCTCGAGATCCTGTTGCTCAAGTGGAATTTCTCGCTGATCCGTTCGCTGTTTCGCGGCACGATGCTGGTCGATCTCATTCGCTGGGCAGTCCACAAGCGCATCGATTTCAAGTTCGATTCGGCTCATCCCATCGGTTGCAGCCATCACCAGAAGATCGTGGTGATCGATGATGTCCTGGCCGTGTGCGGGGGCATCGACATGACCTCGGACCGTTGGGATACACCTGAACATCGACCACGGGATACGCGCCGGCGCAGGCCGACGGGAGGGCTTTACGGCCCCTGGCACGACGTCACGATGATCATGGAGGGCGAGATCGCCTCCGCGCTCGGAGAGCTTGGCCGGGACCGATGGCAGGCCGCTGGCGGCAAGGTGATCGGCCCCTGTGCGCCGCAGCAGGAATCGCCCTGGCCGGACAGCATCGATGCCGAGTTCGAAGATGTGGAGATCGGCATTGCGCGCACGCGCGCGAAGTGGGGAGAGTGTTCGCAGGTCTGCGAGATCGAAGACCTGTTCATCGAACAGATCCGCCGGGCGAGGCGCTTCGTCTATGTCGAGACCCAGTACTTTGCCTCGCGGGCGATTGCCGAAGTCATATGCGAGCGGCTGATGGAGGACGATCCGCCAGAGTTCGTGGTGATCAATCCGCGGACTGCGGACGGATGGCTGGAGCAGTTCGCGATGGATACCGCACGGGTCGAACTGGTGGAGATCCTCAAGCACGCCGATCACGCCGGTCGTTTTCACATCTACACGCCGCTGGCCGCCGACGGGACGCCGATCTACGTCCACGCCAAGCTGATGATCGTCGATGACGAGATCATCCGTGTCGGATCGGCAAACATGAACAATCGCTCGATGGGGCTGGACAGCGAGTGCGATGTCTTCATCGATGCCGGAAGACCCGCCAATTCCCACGTAGGCCCCTCGATCAAGCGCTTGCGTATCCGCTTGCTGGCCGAACATTGCGGTATCGAGGAAGATCTTGTCGAGGCCGAACTGGACCGGCAAGGCTCGATGGCGGCGATGATCGAGGCCTTCGCGCCCTTGGGCAAACATCTGGCACCCTTGGCCTTGAAACATTTGTCGGATGCTGAAAGAGCGATTGGTGAGAGCGCTTTGCTCGATCCGGAACGTCCGGATGAAATGTTCGAGCCGATCGAGCGCAGGGGGCTGTTTCGTCGCAAGGGACAGCTCATGCGGATCCGATTGATGCACAAATTGAAGATGAGGAGTTTGAAAGGATGA
- a CDS encoding (deoxy)nucleoside triphosphate pyrophosphohydrolase produces MLVVAVALRDAAGRILMQQRSFRAEHGGLWEFPGGKVEPGESPELAAVRELEEELAVRIEPEALVPVGFASGSTGGGKGPSRPLVILLYECSRWQGEPQPHEAEAIAWHVPRAIGGLSMPPLDYPLAEALCSFLARKAI; encoded by the coding sequence ATGCTGGTGGTCGCAGTTGCACTTCGCGATGCCGCTGGCCGTATCCTCATGCAGCAACGCAGTTTCCGTGCCGAACATGGGGGGCTATGGGAATTCCCGGGGGGCAAGGTTGAACCTGGCGAAAGCCCTGAATTGGCAGCCGTACGAGAGCTGGAAGAGGAACTGGCCGTGCGAATCGAGCCCGAGGCGCTGGTGCCGGTGGGCTTCGCCAGCGGATCGACAGGCGGCGGGAAGGGGCCGTCCCGCCCGCTTGTAATCCTTCTTTACGAATGCAGCCGCTGGCAGGGCGAACCGCAGCCCCATGAGGCCGAAGCCATCGCATGGCACGTCCCCCGGGCGATCGGGGGGCTGTCGATGCCGCCGCTCGACTATCCGCTCGCAGAGGCCCTGTGCAGTTTCCTTGCAAGAAAGGCGATATAG
- a CDS encoding aminoglycoside phosphotransferase family protein, which translates to MTDTAVMLPAGLDSFLETAGWAGSQVEPLPGDASFRRYFRIRRGDETAMLMDAPPPNEDPGPFLRAAHWLNANDMRAPRILAEEAERGLVLIEDFGEARMRDYLDQWPADETDTYKGAVDALVKLHRLPPGPFLEYSMSEYQREARLFVDWYCAARGLKVDVPGFVAAWDAALGGMLPRQHPGVTVLRDYHAENIMLLGAQEKQGLLDFQDALVGHPAYDLVSLLQDARRDVPAELEAQMFDHYTQASGVDAGAFLADYARLGAQRNTKIVGIFVRLWKRDGKPRYLDMIPRVWALLERDLAHPALAPVAQWFDANIPSDLRQAGGGKFEL; encoded by the coding sequence ATGACGGACACTGCCGTGATGCTGCCTGCGGGCCTCGATTCCTTTCTTGAAACTGCCGGCTGGGCCGGCTCGCAAGTCGAGCCGCTACCGGGCGACGCGTCGTTTCGCCGCTATTTCCGCATTCGCCGGGGCGACGAGACGGCGATGCTGATGGACGCTCCGCCGCCCAATGAGGATCCGGGGCCGTTCCTGCGCGCCGCGCACTGGCTCAATGCCAATGACATGCGCGCGCCGCGAATCCTCGCCGAGGAGGCTGAACGCGGCCTCGTCCTGATCGAGGACTTCGGCGAGGCGCGCATGCGCGACTACCTCGACCAGTGGCCCGCGGACGAGACCGATACCTACAAGGGTGCCGTCGATGCTCTGGTGAAGCTGCACCGCCTGCCGCCGGGGCCGTTCCTCGAGTACTCGATGAGCGAATACCAGCGCGAGGCGCGCCTTTTCGTCGACTGGTACTGCGCGGCGCGGGGCCTCAAGGTCGACGTGCCCGGCTTCGTCGCCGCCTGGGATGCGGCGCTGGGCGGCATGCTTCCGCGCCAGCATCCGGGCGTGACCGTGCTGCGCGACTATCACGCTGAAAACATCATGCTTCTGGGCGCGCAGGAAAAGCAGGGGCTGCTCGATTTCCAGGACGCGCTGGTGGGCCATCCGGCCTACGATCTCGTTTCGCTGCTGCAGGATGCGCGCCGCGATGTCCCGGCGGAACTGGAAGCGCAGATGTTCGACCATTACACGCAGGCGAGCGGCGTCGATGCGGGTGCTTTTCTGGCCGATTACGCAAGGCTGGGCGCGCAGCGCAACACCAAGATCGTCGGCATCTTCGTGCGCTTGTGGAAGCGTGACGGCAAGCCGCGCTACCTCGACATGATCCCGCGCGTCTGGGCGCTGCTGGAACGCGACCTTGCGCATCCTGCGCTCGCTCCGGTGGCGCAATGGTTCGATGCGAACATTCCGTCGGATCTGCGGCAGGCCGGTGGAGGCAAGTTCGAGCTATGA
- a CDS encoding SDR family NAD(P)-dependent oxidoreductase → MTRSVIVTGGFGILGQAVAQAFAAAGDKVTRIDFAPSAAQAIDGTMDIGSVDLTDTKATQAALDKVIAANGGIDVLVNVAGGFAWETLEDGSLETFAKMHAMNLMTNATITKLALPALKASSAGRIVNIGAGGALKAGMGMASYAASKSGVHKLTEALAEELGGTGVTVNAVLPTIIDTPTNRADMPDADFSTWVQPAAIAEVIAFLASDAGRSITGALIPVSRGG, encoded by the coding sequence ATGACACGCTCGGTAATCGTCACAGGCGGATTCGGTATACTCGGCCAAGCCGTCGCCCAGGCTTTCGCCGCGGCTGGCGACAAGGTCACCCGCATCGACTTCGCGCCCAGCGCAGCGCAGGCGATCGACGGCACAATGGATATCGGCAGCGTCGACCTCACCGATACAAAAGCCACGCAGGCAGCGCTCGACAAGGTCATCGCGGCCAACGGCGGGATCGACGTTCTCGTCAACGTCGCAGGCGGCTTCGCATGGGAAACCCTTGAAGACGGCTCGCTCGAGACTTTCGCGAAAATGCATGCGATGAACCTCATGACCAATGCCACGATCACCAAGCTGGCCCTGCCCGCGCTCAAGGCGTCTTCGGCCGGGCGGATCGTCAACATCGGCGCGGGCGGCGCGCTCAAGGCAGGCATGGGCATGGCCTCCTACGCCGCCTCGAAGTCCGGCGTGCACAAGCTGACCGAAGCCCTCGCCGAAGAGCTTGGTGGCACGGGAGTGACCGTCAACGCTGTCCTTCCCACGATCATCGACACGCCGACCAATCGCGCCGACATGCCCGACGCCGACTTCTCGACATGGGTCCAGCCTGCAGCCATTGCCGAAGTCATCGCTTTCCTCGCCTCGGACGCCGGCCGGTCGATTACCGGCGCACTGATCCCCGTTTCACGAGGGGGCTGA
- a CDS encoding nucleotidyltransferase family protein gives MSGKPLASDTAMILAAGLGKRMRPLTASQPKPLVRVGGKALIDHALEKLENAGVAKAVVNVHYLADALEGHMKVRKTGPAVTISDEREVLLETGGGMVKAAPMLPDPFFCLNSDNIWLDGPSDVFAELSQAWDPERMDALLLLVPHPRALNYRGEGDFHLDPAGKVSRRGKGRVAPFIYTGIQIVSHRLLRDAPEGPFSTNVLWSRAIEEGRLYGISHTGLWFEVGDPGAIKPTEAWLPRA, from the coding sequence ATGAGCGGCAAGCCCCTCGCAAGCGACACGGCGATGATCCTGGCCGCCGGGCTGGGCAAGCGCATGCGCCCGCTCACCGCTTCGCAGCCCAAGCCGCTGGTGCGCGTCGGCGGCAAGGCGCTGATCGATCATGCGCTGGAAAAGCTCGAAAACGCGGGCGTCGCCAAGGCGGTCGTCAACGTCCACTATCTTGCCGATGCGCTCGAAGGCCACATGAAGGTGCGCAAGACGGGGCCAGCAGTCACGATCTCGGACGAGCGCGAGGTGCTGCTGGAAACCGGCGGCGGCATGGTCAAGGCCGCGCCGATGCTGCCCGATCCGTTCTTCTGCCTCAACAGCGACAACATCTGGCTCGACGGGCCCAGCGACGTTTTCGCCGAGCTTTCGCAGGCGTGGGATCCTGAACGGATGGACGCGCTGCTGCTGCTGGTGCCGCACCCGCGTGCGCTGAACTACCGCGGGGAGGGGGACTTCCACCTCGATCCGGCGGGCAAGGTCAGCCGCCGCGGCAAGGGGCGGGTCGCGCCGTTCATCTACACCGGCATCCAGATCGTGTCGCACCGGTTGCTGCGCGATGCGCCCGAAGGTCCGTTCTCGACCAATGTCCTGTGGTCCCGCGCGATCGAGGAAGGCCGACTCTACGGCATTTCGCATACCGGCCTGTGGTTCGAAGTCGGTGATCCGGGCGCCATCAAGCCCACCGAGGCATGGCTGCCCCGTGCCTGA
- the tsaE gene encoding tRNA (adenosine(37)-N6)-threonylcarbamoyltransferase complex ATPase subunit type 1 TsaE: MRIDLPDLAAMERLGRAIAAKLQVGDVVALEGGLGAGKTTLARAVIAGLGHLGEVPSPSFAIVELYEPPLVRLPLVHADFYRLAHPSEAEEIGLDDYREGAAMIAEWPDHAGGFAHEPGCLSITLEIADEGRIAIVEAGGDWLGRMPI; encoded by the coding sequence ATGAGGATAGATCTGCCCGATCTCGCCGCGATGGAGCGGTTGGGCCGCGCCATTGCCGCGAAGCTGCAGGTGGGCGATGTCGTGGCGCTCGAAGGCGGTCTGGGCGCCGGCAAGACGACCCTGGCCCGGGCAGTGATCGCCGGCCTCGGGCACTTGGGCGAAGTGCCGTCGCCCAGTTTCGCCATTGTCGAGCTTTACGAACCGCCCCTCGTGCGCCTGCCGCTCGTCCATGCCGACTTCTACCGCCTCGCGCATCCGTCCGAGGCTGAGGAAATCGGCCTGGACGACTACCGCGAGGGTGCTGCCATGATCGCGGAATGGCCCGATCACGCCGGTGGCTTCGCGCATGAGCCGGGCTGCCTCTCCATCACGCTGGAAATTGCGGATGAGGGGCGGATCGCCATTGTCGAGGCGGGGGGTGATTGGCTAGGGCGAATGCCGATATGA